Genomic window (Abditibacteriota bacterium):
GTATTGCAGGGACTTTGTCGAACAAAAGGGCTTTTTTGCCCCGAGACCTTTGATATAACGCGAGGAGAGACTGATGAAACTGTTTGTTATTGCGATAATACTGTTCCACTGCTTCCTGGGCTCCCTGTGGGCCCAGCGGGACCTGAACGTAGAACGCCACGTGTGCTACGGGCAGGGAGACAACGGACAGGACCTCTATATGATAGTGGTGGAGGAAAAGGACGGCCGGAGCTTCAAGCCCGCCTGCATCGCCATCCACGGCGGCGCCTGGTCCGGCGGAGAGGCCGAGGGCTTCATGTTCCAGTCGGGGCTCCTGGCCCGGCAGGGCTTCAAGGTGTTCAACATAGACTACCGGCTGCTGCCCGCCAGGATGAGCCAGCAGGTGGCCGACTGCCGCACCGCCGTCAGACACGTGCGGGCCAACGCAAAGAAGTATGACATCGACCCCAACAAGATCGTCGCGTTTGGACACAGCGCCGGCGGCCATCTGGCCTGTATGCTGGCGGTCCTGCGCCCCGGGGTGTGGGAAGGCGTCGGACTGAAGGACGTGAGCAGCCAGATACAGGGAGTCCTCAATTGGTGCGGGCCCGAGGAGCTGGTGAAGTATTATACTCCCGACTCGCAATTCAGAGGCCTCTTTGAGGCCCTGGCAGAGGACCCCA
Coding sequences:
- a CDS encoding alpha/beta fold hydrolase, producing MKLFVIAIILFHCFLGSLWAQRDLNVERHVCYGQGDNGQDLYMIVVEEKDGRSFKPACIAIHGGAWSGGEAEGFMFQSGLLARQGFKVFNIDYRLLPARMSQQVADCRTAVRHVRANAKKYDIDPNKIVAFGHSAGGHLACMLAVLRPGVWEGVGLKDVSSQIQGVLNWCGPEELVKYYTPDSQFRGLFEALAEDPKGDPIKELEKMSPITYARRGMCPILSIHGGKDDIVPAVQGVDFHKELDRLGVKNKLVILPEEGHGLDTHPQDTIDLVEEFSKDFIEGKGLFAPAAPKKK